A stretch of the Medicago truncatula cultivar Jemalong A17 chromosome 5, MtrunA17r5.0-ANR, whole genome shotgun sequence genome encodes the following:
- the LOC25494687 gene encoding protein SRG1: protein MGDTSILAPSVQELAEQGITKVPEQYLQPNQDSILVSNTTSSPQLPIIDFDKLLCEDGIELEKLDNACKEWGFFQLINHGVNPSLVESVKIGVQQFFHLPMEEKKKFWQTEEELQGFGQVYVALEEQKLRWGDMFYVKTFPLHIRLPHLIPCMPQPFRDDFENYSLELKKLCFKIIERMTKALKIQQPNELLDFFEEGDQSIRMNYYPPCPQPDQVIGLNPHSDASALTILLQVNEMQGLQIKKDGMWVPINPLPNAFVVNIGDLLEIMTNGIYRSIEHRATANSEKERISVAGFHNIQMGRDLGPAPSLVTPETPAMFKTITLEEYVNGYLASKIKGKSYLDVVRIKNDIHA, encoded by the exons ATGGGTGATACTTCTATCCTGGCTCCTTCAGTCCAAGAGTTGGCAGAGCAAGGCATTACAAAAGTTCCCGAACAATATCTTCAACCAAATCAAGACTCTATTCTTGTATCTAACACAACATCTTCACCACAACTTCCAATTATTGACTTCGATAAATTATTATGTGAAGATGGAATTGAGCTAGAGAAGCTAGACAATGCTTGTAAGGAATGGGGTTTCTTCCAG CTCATAAATCATGGAGTCAACCCATCACTGGTAGAAAGTGTGAAAATTGGTGTTCAACAATTCTTCCACCTTCCAatggaagagaaaaagaagttttGGCAAACAGAAGAAGAACTGCAGGGGTTTGGACAGGTTTATGTTGCATTGGAGGAACAAAAGCTAAGATGGGGAGATATGTTTTACGTTAAAACTTTTCCATTGCACATAAGGCTTCCTCATCTAATTCCTTGTATGCCACAACCATTCAG AGATGATTTTGAGAACTATTCTCTTGAATTGAAAAAACTATGTTTCAAAATCATTGAACGTATGACAAAAGCTTTAAAGATCCAACAACCAAATGAATTGCTAGATTTCTTTGAAGAAGGAGATCAATCAATAAGGATGAATTATTACCCTCCCTGTCCTCAACCAGATCAAGTCATTGGACTTAATCCTCATTCAGATGCTAGTGCCCTTACCATCCTTCTCCAAGTCAATGAAATGCAAGgccttcaaataaaaaaagatggaaTGTGGGTTCCTATCAATCCTCTCCCTAATGCTTTTGTGGTCAACATTGGAGATTTGTTAGAG ATAATGACCAATGGGATTTACCGTAGCATTGAACATAGGGCAACAGCCAACTCAGAGAAGGAAAGGATCTCTGTTGCAGGATTTCACAATATTCAAATGGGCAGAGATCTAGGTCCAGCACCCAGCCTTGTTACTCCGGAGACTCCTGCAATGTTCAAAACAATTACTCTTGAAGAATACGTTAATGGATATCTTGCAAGCAAGATAAAGGGGAAGTCatacttggatgttgtgaggaTCAAAAACGACATTCATGCATAA